A stretch of DNA from Limanda limanda chromosome 16, fLimLim1.1, whole genome shotgun sequence:
AGTAGTTTGGTATTTGCTGTTTTTAACTGCGTCCTGCCGATAAACATTAAGTGATGACTGACCCGCCTACATGACACTTACAgcctttaatatttaatgtacaCTGCTCAtttcaaaacataatttcattgacctgaaaaatgcttttttgatctttttcttttataaatttCTTTCTATTGTGCACTATGTTGCTTCGAACTCccaaataaaacacaaggtGAAGCTACTGCACGTGTTGACAAATCAGCCGGATTTCAACAGGCATTTAAAGACTAATTCAATTATAAATTAAAACTTAAGTGACTATCATCTATTTTGATACTTGATGTGGAATGATGTATTATTTAAGAGAAAATCTGTCTCTATGCTTCTTAAATGTGAATATAATaaagatatatttataatataatactaTCTGGTTCAGTGAATCTGCTTTGATGGTATTCTGGATATTTTTAGGCTTTAGTCAGACAAACCAAAGAGCTAATAGAAAATAATCAACACACCATTTAAGAGTAAAATACTTAAATGCAGCCTAAATTAAATGAACTTTTTGGacattacttttacttataTACAGTACAGATTAATGAAACTGCACACTTACATGGGATCTTTGAAAGTCAACATCGGGTAactgtaacattttttttagGGGGTTCTTGGCTGAGAAAGGAATAAAGAACCTCTGAACTACAGACACTATCGCTTGTTGACAAGCCCAGCAAGCCAACAACTGAGCTGTAAagcagtaaaaagtaaaaaaaaagagtatttcaaaacacaataactggTTATGAGGATGACACCGATTAATCAGCATAATCTAAAATCACAAATAGTGTAAGACATACCTGTGTGCGGGGGGGATCACACCTCAGTATCTGTGGGCTCCTGAGGGACCGACACACTCAAAGCTCTTAAGTGCTCACAGCTAATGCTTGCTGCCTCTTACAGAATAGACTACAGGATCAGATCTGGCTCGTTCAGGGCGTTGGCAAAATAGTTGATGATACAGTCTCCTTTCTATCTAATGTAGGCTACGAGCTGCGTAGCGACAGTGTGTGGTTACAGTCCTGGTtggaaagcaaaaaaaaaagaaggacaGGATGATCTCTAATTGAGAGCAATCTAATAAGAATGTTGATAATCATGCGAGCAGGAAGTCGTCTGAGATGGAGTGTGGGCTTGTAATTGCTGCCACATCCCATTAAGTTCTGTAATATATTGTGGCCCATTACACGCACGACAGTCTTTGCCAATATCAACAAGAAAACATCAGCTATTATTCAAATATGATATTACAACTCTGTTTATCATATGACATGACATTTAACAATATGATCAAATGTGAGTTAGAAAGAATCATATTTGTGTAACACCAGTCTCAAGcattaatagatagatagatagatagatagatagatagatagatagatagatagatagatagatagatagatagatagatagatagatagatagatagatagatagatagatagatagatagatagatagatagatagatagatagatagatagaaagatagatagatggatagatagatagatagttagatataagatggatagatggatagaaagatagatagatagatagatagatagatagatagatagatagatagatagatagatagatagatagatagatagatagatagatagatagatagatagatagatagaaagatagatagatagatagatagatagatagatagatagatagatagatagatagatagatagatagatagatagatataagatggatagatggatagatggatagatggatagaaagatagaaagatagaaagatagaagatgtatagatagatagatggatggttggatagatagatagatagatagatatagatagatggatggatggatagatagatagatagatagatagatagatagatagatagatagatagatagatagatagatagatagatagatagatagatagatagatagatagatagatagatagatagatagatagatagatagatagatagatagatagatagatagatagatagatagatagatagatagatagatagatagatagatggaaaaATTGATAGATAGAAAATAAGTTAGTTCTCATCTACACATTTGCATTAGACGAGGAAGAACTTTTTCTGGTCAATACTGTTGAGAAAAACAGATTCTCTTCAACTCACCATCAGTTTCCCATCCTCGCCAGGTGGACAATACTCAAGAAAATGTCCTGGATGAagttcaaaatgttgtttttggaATAAACCTGTCCGTGCGCTTAGGATGTTTGACGCGCGTCCTGGCGCAAGCTGGTCATTTCCACGATTTGAAcatgggaggggggagggaaaCTGAGtaggagtgagagaaagagagagagagagaaagagacagagagagtttCATCCGCCCCTCTGTGATGAACAGAGTCAGAGAACTACATTATGCCGCTCAGTGCTTCCGGATGTTCATGGGTACCAAGTGAGGGCCGAGAGCGGCTCCTCGGAAGCTGTTGCGGTTTCACATGATCGTGCGTAATTAGTCCGACATTACTCAGGAACTAAGAGCTAAAGCCGCAACTTTGGAccgacctgtgtgtgtgtgcgcgcgcgtgtttgtgggtgcgtgtgtgggGTCAGTGGCCACATTGAAGAGGCCAGTTAGAGTCTTTATAGCCTTATAGAGAGATGCGATAAACTGCATGAGCATATCCTGTGGGTAGAGACGCGATTATGGAATATGACTAATAATACATTGTGTAAAGTTGGGTGGGTCACTTGTGTGTGAGCCATCACAATCACTGTCCCTGCAACGCCACCTAGTGGATACAGACGGACTGtataataatattcataattacAGACATCTTTAAACTGTGTcgttatatcatatcatatcaaagagaacaaattgtaaaaaaatatatacaaattcaatataaaaaaatgtaatataaaaaaaataaataaaacaaaataaaaatattaaattaaattaaattaatcctgcCCAGtccacttctgcgcaggagTTGCGAGGTCTACTTCTGTGCAGGAAGTGcaaatttgagcatgttaaagccctcaaaaagccgaTTCATTCGCCTGAgtaccaataataataatcctaacaatttcaatagggcctcactgtctgtcagtgcctgtcagtgctctggccctaattataataataaatatcattattactattattttaatcaattaACAGTTTTATGAATAGATGTTAACgcctaaaatgtattttcatcacATAATATTCAAATACTGTACAGTAATAAACATCTTACTTTAATCTACATAATGTGTGATATCAGAGGCTTATATAGCTATATGGAGTTTGAGAAAAGTTTATATATCTCCCACacgataaaaaaaactaaaatagtttttcaaGAAATTGACAATTCACTTCaatgcttttactttttttatggtgtgtttgtgttacttaTTTCCTTAATTTTCGGCTATGTatggaaaaatataaacaagtaTTAAAATATCCATTTGCTATCATTTGATTCAAGTGGTTCATTATTTGAAGGCAAACAGCATTTCTCATTGTgagaaacttgtttttttctgactgTAGCTTACACAATATCTGCAGCTCCTTCCTTATTCTTTAATCGTTTGCGTGCCTGCACAGAAGGTCTTTCTATTTTTTAACAGCTTTATAGAATAATCCTTTAATAAATCCTTCAATACCTTTAATTCTACTTGCATTTATCCATATTTTGGCACCAAGTAAGTACAACCTAATTCCCAGAGGTCAGCTGAATTAGCACTAGTTTGATACAGTGTTGAAATAATAGGATTTAGGCCTGCAGTGTTTAGGTCATCCCCAGCTGACGTTACAGGGTCGTGTAGTTTCACCGACTGGGGGCGCTGCTGAGTTGGTTTCCCACGGTTTCTGTGTGGTGAAACGAAcagactttttttctttcttctttgtttttgtcccaGTCACACAGAGGATATATGAGAAGAGTAGACCGCAGAGGAATCAAACCAGCGACCCTCAGGTGCTCAGGATGGCTCAGCAGGTAACACAGTGATGTTCCTCTTGTAGGATTTTTAAATAACAGCGACCATCTCATTTTCTTTGTCACAACTCTTCATTATTGACATTTATTCCAGCTACCACATGAAGAAGGGACCATGTTAATTCATCCACTAAAAGATGCATCAGGAGCAAGAAGGTCAACAACGTCTGCAACCTTCAATTTCATCAATTCCATTATAGGATCAGGAATCATAGGTAAATATCCACGACACTGAAGTGCTTAACAAGAAAACATGAATCAGTTAAATGATATCAAACCCAATGATCAATTGTATCATCACAAAGAGCAGGCTATGGCAGATTTCAAGCTTTAAGTTATCATGGGTTTAGTGAACTGATTCGATTAAATAATTAACTGCAGTTTTGCTGTTTTGTGTAACAAGGAGAAGCTTTCACAGCATTGAAGCCCTGCGGCGGTAAAGCCTCTGTATCATATGACTTGCGCCTGTTGCCCCCAATTCTCCCCTTTAACTCTTTCAGCCTCAGAACTATGCCTCGACCTTTCCCCTGCAGCAGTGAGACACACTGGAGCATGACTTACTACTTAGTAATGCAATGAGAGACTTCCTTAGTGTTCTTTtataataacacacaaacaacttgtGATAAAGACTGACTTTTGTTACACAACATGTCAGAATGTATGAATGATAAGAAACATGGAAAATATGTGTTGGTTTGAAGATCTTTGATTATGGCCTGGAACATAGAGAGAAATATAACTTGGGGCCAGACTGTACTGAACTTTAAAAAGTTATTGAGATAATATTAAAAATCAGTCCTAAATTGAACTTGTAGCCACGGTAGGGAGGCATTCATTGGATGGTTGGGAATGTGATTGTTCACTGTTGAGATAATATCATGTTCTCTACTTCTATTTCCCACAGCAAGAGGATCACATGCAGGAAATGTTAGAGATGTCATGGAATTTAACTGCAAAcaccaaatgtgtgttttatcatgtgtttgtttgtgtggatgaTTTATCCGCTTTCTCCTGTGTAaatgttgcttttttatttacttctttGGATTGCGCCTCTACATTCCTCAGTTGCAGCGTATATGctttatttacctttttttaaaccaggTTTACCGTATGCACTGAGCCAGGCAGGGCTCCCCTtgggcctcctgctgctggtcatcGTTGCATTGATCACAGGTGAGTTCATTGAAGGTGGTACAATCAGAATCAGGAGACATGAATTTTCCCAGATCAAGAAAAAATCAATAAGAACATGTTGGTCATTTCATCGCAGATTATTCCATCATCTTGTTGATCAGAGGAGGGAACCTGTCGGGGACAAACAGTTATCAGTCACTGGTGCAGAGCACATTCGGTTTCCCCGGGTTTCTAATTGTATCTGCGCTGCAGTTCCTTTATCCTTTCATCGGTAAGTTGTTTATGGcaagtttgaatattttgtaATGTTATATTTGCAGCATGTTATGTCTGTGTGGCCTGAAAAGTagtttgctttattttctttattcaatgCTGTTCTTTGACAGTTGCTGCAGATTGATATGAATAACAGCACGATGCTCCCCctctgttttcctgcagctATGGTTAGTTACAACATCACAACTGGTGACACAATGACCAAAGTAATTCAGAGAATACCAGGAGGTAGGCCACGCTGTGTAAAGTTGATTCCAACGCATAGATAAAGCAAAATAAGACCATGTGTGCCATtaacaaagttattcaagccAAACATGCAGTCTAGATCTGAACGCTTCCTATGTTTAGATTCTAATGTATGTCGGGAcgtgttgtgtttgcagttgGTCCAGGTCACATACTCGCCGAGCGTCACTTTGTGATCTTGCTGTCAACGCTGGGGTTCACGCTGCCTCTCTCACTTTATCGAAACATAGAGAAACTGGGGAAGGCAAGAATGATGATAAAATGTCAATGATGTAATTTGGGGATTTCAAAAACTGCCTGTCAAacttttcgtgtgtgtgttaccaggtTTCCTTCCTGTCAATGGTGCTGACACTGACCATCCTCATCGTTGTCATCATCCGATCAGCCACCCTGGGACCACAAATGTAGGAATCTGCAGAATCTGAATTTCTTAACTCACACAGATTTTCCTTTGaatgtccctgtgtgtgaaCCATTTAATTTTTCTTAATAAATACCCATTAAAATGCTTTTATAGAAACATAATCGTAGTTttctatgttttctttctttctcaagCCCCCCTACAGAGAACGCATGGGCATTTGCAAAGTGGAATGCAATTCAGGCAGTTGGTGTTATGTCTTTTGGTGAGTCTGTGCGTTCTGATTATTGACTATGCAAAATACATGGGACCAATACatcacagaacaaaacaagacagaacAACAGTAAGACCTGAGAGAAAATATGAATCTTTTGTGGATTGTatgcccccaagtggccaaaaaataaatctgtgaaGCTTTTAATAGAGGCAGACGCTATTTGAATCCAGGTGTCCATGGCAAACAATTATATAATAAGTCACTAAGTCAAACAAAAAGGtaaatattgaattaaaatCTCACGCAGGAGTCTCACACAACCCATGGGTTGTTGCACGCTCTCAGGAAAATACACTGCTGTTTTACCTGAAGTAAGACAGAGGCCGTCGGCAGTCTTTCATTCCCAAGTGGTTTGGAAGTGTTAAAATTTGAAGTCTGAAGTTGTGAACTGCTTCAAACTGTGTTGCTCTTATCTGATTGGGATGATATTGAACGGTTTTTAAAGGTGTTTGAAGGTTTTTAATAAAGCTCTGATGAtctggtcctgtgtgtgtcctcagccttTATATGCCACCACAACACCTTCCTTATCTATGGGTCCCTGCAGCAGCCCACTCTAGCTAGCTGGTCTCAAGTCACCCACGTCTCAGTCGGTTCTGCGCTGGTAATCAGTGTTACGTTTGCTGTCGCGGGCTACACCACCTTCACTGGCTTCGCCCAAGGTATCAACACAAAGTGTAGAATTCTTAATGTCATTAAATTTTTTTGAATATCACAAATTTGTTTCGATATCACGTTTGCCACTTTTCAGGAGACATATTTGAGAACTACTGCAGAG
This window harbors:
- the slc38a11 gene encoding putative sodium-coupled neutral amino acid transporter 11, which produces MAQQLPHEEGTMLIHPLKDASGARRSTTSATFNFINSIIGSGIIGLPYALSQAGLPLGLLLLVIVALITDYSIILLIRGGNLSGTNSYQSLVQSTFGFPGFLIVSALQFLYPFIAMVSYNITTGDTMTKVIQRIPGVGPGHILAERHFVILLSTLGFTLPLSLYRNIEKLGKVSFLSMVLTLTILIVVIIRSATLGPQIPPTENAWAFAKWNAIQAVGVMSFAFICHHNTFLIYGSLQQPTLASWSQVTHVSVGSALVISVTFAVAGYTTFTGFAQGDIFENYCRDDNLATFGRFCFGFSIITTFPLECFVTREVFTNVFFSRELSKVEHVVITMLIVAVCTSISLAYDCLGVVLELNGALSATPLIFIIPSACILKLCPGRWYQGENLIATILIIAGLFVMITGLTMTGLNPQECSHGAEMFYCADINTSVTAPPV